A stretch of Microbacterium sp. LWH3-1.2 DNA encodes these proteins:
- a CDS encoding DUF3515 family protein — MRALPSLVAFGLTMVAAVGLTGCTTTVDLDPAEAANDPLCAQITSSLPGMVSGQPRRWTDAQATGAWGEPAKVLLTCGLEPPGPTTLRCETVAGVDWIIDDSDAPRFLVTTFGRTPAVEIYLDTTADDNGDGVSSRDVLDALSPIVSVLPVDGQCLDRGDATPAS; from the coding sequence GTGCGTGCTCTCCCCTCCCTGGTTGCGTTCGGCCTCACGATGGTGGCCGCTGTCGGGCTGACGGGATGCACCACGACGGTCGACCTCGATCCGGCGGAGGCCGCGAACGACCCGCTCTGCGCGCAGATCACCTCGAGCCTTCCGGGCATGGTGAGCGGGCAGCCCCGGCGGTGGACCGACGCCCAGGCGACCGGCGCGTGGGGCGAGCCGGCGAAGGTGCTGCTCACGTGCGGCCTCGAGCCTCCGGGACCCACGACCCTGCGCTGCGAGACCGTGGCCGGCGTCGACTGGATCATCGACGACTCCGATGCGCCGCGCTTCCTCGTGACCACGTTCGGCCGCACCCCCGCCGTGGAGATCTACCTCGACACGACCGCCGACGACAACGGCGACGGGGTGTCGAGCCGCGACGTGCTCGACGCACTGTCGCCGATCGTGAGCGTGCTCCCCGTCGACGGCCAGTGCCTTGATCGGGGCGACGCGACGCCCGCCTCCTGA
- a CDS encoding D-alanine--D-alanine ligase family protein, with protein MDKPAVAVLFGGRSSEHSISSATAGGVLRAIDRDSYRVIPVGITRDGVFVLEDDDPGKFALDAERLPEVADNGTRILWPEVGERELRVRRADGTVDDLGALDVVLPILHGVHGEDGTIQGFFDTLEIPYAGGGVLDSALCMDKHFMKIVLQAAGVPVAPWVTVTQERWESDPEGVRADAAALGEPSFVKPARAGSSVGVSKVHEPGELDAALALAFAEDDKVLIEPAIVGREVEVAILEGRGGAAPRASLPGEIVLTTREFYDFEGKYLGGDGADVVCPADVTADEISAIQELGIRAFQAVDGKGLARVDFFLTADGLYVNELNTMPGFTPISMFPKCWIASGMSYPELITELVDTALERAGATVGAHAAR; from the coding sequence ATGGACAAGCCGGCGGTGGCGGTGCTCTTTGGCGGTCGATCCAGCGAGCACTCGATCAGTTCCGCAACGGCGGGCGGGGTGCTGCGGGCGATCGACCGTGACAGCTACCGCGTGATCCCCGTCGGGATCACGCGCGACGGCGTGTTCGTCCTCGAGGACGACGACCCCGGCAAGTTCGCGCTCGACGCCGAGAGGCTTCCGGAGGTCGCCGACAACGGCACCCGCATCCTGTGGCCCGAAGTCGGCGAGCGCGAACTCCGCGTGCGCCGCGCCGACGGAACGGTCGACGACCTGGGCGCGCTCGACGTCGTGCTGCCGATCCTCCACGGCGTGCACGGCGAGGACGGCACCATCCAGGGCTTCTTCGACACGCTCGAGATCCCGTACGCGGGCGGCGGCGTGCTCGATTCGGCGCTGTGCATGGACAAGCACTTCATGAAGATCGTCCTGCAGGCCGCGGGCGTGCCGGTGGCTCCCTGGGTCACGGTGACGCAGGAGCGCTGGGAGAGCGACCCGGAGGGCGTGCGAGCGGATGCTGCGGCGCTCGGTGAGCCGTCTTTCGTCAAGCCCGCGCGCGCGGGATCGAGCGTCGGGGTTTCGAAGGTGCACGAGCCGGGTGAGCTCGATGCGGCCCTGGCCCTCGCGTTCGCCGAGGACGACAAGGTGCTCATCGAGCCGGCGATCGTCGGCCGCGAGGTCGAGGTCGCGATCCTCGAAGGCCGCGGCGGTGCGGCGCCGCGGGCGTCTCTGCCCGGTGAGATCGTGCTCACGACCCGCGAGTTCTACGACTTCGAGGGCAAGTACCTCGGCGGTGACGGCGCCGACGTGGTGTGCCCGGCGGACGTGACCGCCGACGAGATCTCGGCGATCCAGGAACTCGGCATCCGTGCCTTCCAGGCCGTCGACGGGAAGGGCCTCGCGCGCGTGGACTTCTTCCTCACCGCCGACGGGCTCTACGTCAACGAGCTCAACACGATGCCCGGGTTCACCCCGATCTCGATGTTCCCGAAGTGCTGGATCGCGTCGGGCATGTCCTACCCCGAGCTCATCACCGAGCTCGTCGACACCGCGCTCGAGCGCGCCGGCGCGACCGTGGGGGCTCACGCGGCTCGCTGA
- a CDS encoding NAD(P)H-dependent glycerol-3-phosphate dehydrogenase: MSRRQDAARPRVAVVGAGSWGTTFGKILADGGAHVTMWARRPELASEIQEGKRNSEYLPGINLPRDMHATHHLSEALEGAEQIYLSIPSQAVRQNLKAVRPLISQNDAPIVSLMKGVERRTGLRMSQVIEQELHCDPARIAVASGPNLALEIAREQPTAAVISSTSQETAEAVARRARNTYFRTFVNTDVIGTEFGGVLKNLIAVAIGIVDGVGYGENTKASIITRGLVEMTDFAVAFGAQHETLQGLAGLGDLIATCQSPLSRNNTAGRLLGQGYRFDDVVKQMNQTAEGLASVAPILQLAREVGVQMPIVEQVKMVLDGTMNPRDIAPHLTTDDDTPQGERTTNGQAGGGGALWRSIQRALDQFRNGGRGAAGDRP; the protein is encoded by the coding sequence TTGAGCCGTAGGCAGGATGCCGCGCGCCCGCGCGTCGCCGTCGTGGGCGCGGGCAGCTGGGGCACGACGTTCGGCAAGATCCTCGCCGACGGCGGCGCCCACGTCACGATGTGGGCGCGCCGCCCTGAGCTGGCGAGCGAGATCCAGGAGGGCAAGCGCAACAGCGAGTACCTCCCTGGGATCAACCTGCCGCGCGATATGCACGCCACGCACCATCTGTCTGAGGCGCTCGAGGGCGCCGAGCAGATCTACCTCTCGATCCCGAGTCAGGCGGTGCGCCAGAATCTCAAGGCGGTGCGCCCGCTGATCTCGCAGAACGACGCCCCCATCGTGTCGCTCATGAAGGGCGTCGAACGGCGCACCGGCCTGCGCATGAGCCAGGTGATCGAGCAGGAGCTGCACTGCGACCCCGCGCGCATCGCCGTCGCATCCGGGCCGAACCTCGCCCTGGAGATCGCGCGCGAGCAGCCGACCGCCGCCGTCATCTCCTCGACGAGCCAGGAGACCGCCGAGGCGGTCGCGCGCCGCGCGCGCAACACGTACTTCCGCACGTTCGTCAACACCGATGTGATCGGCACCGAGTTCGGCGGAGTGCTCAAGAACCTCATCGCCGTCGCCATCGGCATCGTCGACGGCGTCGGCTACGGCGAGAACACGAAGGCGTCGATCATCACGCGCGGTCTCGTCGAGATGACGGACTTCGCCGTCGCGTTCGGGGCGCAGCACGAGACGCTGCAGGGCCTCGCCGGGCTCGGCGACCTCATCGCGACGTGCCAGTCGCCGCTCAGCCGCAACAACACCGCCGGGAGACTGCTCGGCCAGGGGTATCGCTTCGACGACGTCGTCAAGCAGATGAATCAGACGGCGGAGGGGCTCGCGTCCGTCGCGCCCATCCTGCAGCTGGCGCGGGAGGTGGGCGTGCAGATGCCCATCGTCGAGCAGGTGAAGATGGTGCTCGACGGCACCATGAACCCTCGTGACATCGCGCCGCACCTTACGACCGACGACGACACCCCCCAGGGCGAGAGGACGACGAATGGACAAGCCGGCGGTGGCGGTGCTCTTTGGCGGTCGATCCAGCGAGCACTCGATCAGTTCCGCAACGGCGGGCGGGGTGCTGCGGGCGATCGACCGTGA
- a CDS encoding lysophospholipid acyltransferase family protein has product MATDRPHASAEKTRPSVFWPLAGLLVPLLSLLFKLEIEDGRKLPRDGAYVLAPNHMSEIDPLVVALAVWRLGRAPRFMAKESLFRVPVLGWVLRATGMVPVARATSAAAARATLEASQTLVQHGRGVIVYPEGSLTREPNLWPMRGKTGAVRLALAGGIPVIPMAHWGSQQVLPRYGKLKLWPLRRRVRVIVGDPVNLTRFVGAASSQTALIEATDAVMADISGLLSQLRDEPAPAQRWNPADHGQKETGRLEP; this is encoded by the coding sequence GTGGCCACCGATCGTCCGCACGCCTCGGCCGAGAAGACACGACCGAGCGTGTTCTGGCCCCTGGCGGGGCTTCTCGTGCCGCTCCTGAGCCTCCTCTTCAAGCTCGAGATCGAGGACGGCCGCAAGCTGCCTCGTGACGGCGCCTACGTGCTCGCGCCGAACCACATGAGCGAGATCGACCCGCTCGTGGTCGCCCTCGCCGTGTGGCGACTGGGCCGCGCGCCCCGGTTCATGGCCAAGGAGAGCCTGTTCCGGGTGCCGGTGCTCGGATGGGTGCTGCGCGCCACCGGGATGGTTCCGGTCGCGCGCGCGACGTCGGCCGCGGCGGCTCGCGCCACGCTCGAGGCCTCGCAGACGCTCGTGCAGCACGGTCGCGGTGTGATCGTCTACCCGGAGGGCTCGCTCACCCGCGAGCCCAACCTCTGGCCCATGCGCGGCAAGACCGGCGCGGTCCGTCTCGCGCTGGCGGGCGGCATCCCGGTCATCCCGATGGCCCACTGGGGTTCTCAGCAGGTGCTTCCGCGCTACGGCAAGCTCAAGCTGTGGCCGCTGCGTCGCCGCGTGCGCGTGATCGTGGGCGACCCCGTGAACCTCACGCGCTTCGTCGGCGCGGCCTCGTCGCAGACCGCGCTCATCGAGGCGACGGACGCTGTGATGGCCGACATCTCCGGCCTCCTCTCCCAGCTGCGCGACGAGCCCGCTCCCGCCCAGCGGTGGAACCCGGCCGATCACGGCCAGAAGGAGACGGGTCGCCTTGAGCCGTAG
- the murA gene encoding UDP-N-acetylglucosamine 1-carboxyvinyltransferase, whose amino-acid sequence MKPLLNVAAGESTTAEAGEQELTGEVLAIRGGRPLTGRVEVKGAKNLVTKAMVAALLGETASTLRDVPDISDVQVVRSLLEVHGVRVVDGDEEGTIHLDPSGAVAAHFEEIDAHAGASRIPILFCGPLLHLLGEALIPDLGGCRIGDRPINFHMDALRAFGAVVDKSYEGIRITAPSGLHGANIELPYPSVGATEQVLLTAVRAKGVTELRNAAIEPEIMDLIAVLQKMGAIISYEPNRVIFIEGVDSLRGYDHRAIFDRNEAASWACAALATDGDIFVGGARQQEMLTFLNVFRKAGGWFDVREDGIQFRRGGALKPVVVETDVHPGFMTDWQQPLIVALTQAEGESTVHETVYENRLGFTEALNLMGADIVVHRDGIDAPGRRVPRRALEQAAVINGPTPLHGADVVVPDLRGGYSYVIAALAAEGESVVRNVGIIRRGYEKFFAKLDQLGADFDVIG is encoded by the coding sequence ATGAAGCCGCTCCTGAACGTCGCCGCCGGCGAAAGCACCACTGCCGAAGCGGGGGAGCAGGAACTGACCGGTGAAGTCCTCGCGATCCGGGGCGGGCGCCCGCTGACCGGTCGCGTCGAGGTCAAGGGTGCGAAGAACCTCGTCACCAAGGCGATGGTCGCTGCTCTCCTCGGAGAGACGGCCAGCACGCTGCGTGACGTCCCCGACATCAGCGACGTGCAGGTGGTCCGCTCGCTTCTCGAGGTCCACGGCGTGCGCGTCGTGGACGGCGACGAGGAGGGCACGATCCACCTCGACCCGAGCGGCGCCGTGGCGGCGCACTTCGAGGAGATCGACGCGCACGCCGGGGCATCCCGCATCCCGATCCTGTTCTGCGGCCCGCTGCTTCATCTGCTCGGCGAGGCGCTCATCCCCGACCTGGGCGGCTGCCGCATCGGCGACCGTCCGATCAACTTCCACATGGATGCGCTGCGCGCGTTCGGAGCCGTCGTCGACAAGAGCTACGAGGGCATCCGCATCACCGCCCCCAGCGGGCTGCACGGCGCGAACATCGAGCTGCCCTACCCGAGCGTCGGCGCGACCGAGCAGGTTCTGCTCACCGCTGTGCGGGCAAAGGGCGTCACCGAGCTGCGCAACGCCGCCATCGAGCCGGAGATCATGGATCTCATCGCCGTGCTTCAGAAGATGGGCGCGATCATCTCCTACGAGCCGAACCGCGTCATCTTCATCGAGGGCGTCGATTCGCTGCGCGGTTACGACCACCGCGCGATCTTCGATCGCAATGAAGCCGCCTCGTGGGCATGCGCGGCGCTCGCGACCGACGGCGACATCTTCGTCGGCGGGGCGCGCCAGCAGGAGATGCTGACCTTCCTCAACGTGTTCCGCAAGGCCGGCGGCTGGTTCGACGTCCGCGAGGACGGCATCCAGTTCCGCCGCGGCGGGGCGCTGAAGCCCGTCGTCGTCGAGACGGATGTGCACCCCGGATTCATGACCGACTGGCAGCAGCCGCTCATCGTCGCCCTCACGCAGGCCGAGGGGGAGTCGACGGTGCATGAGACCGTGTATGAGAACCGGCTCGGGTTCACCGAGGCGCTCAACCTCATGGGCGCCGACATCGTCGTGCACCGTGACGGGATCGACGCACCCGGCCGCCGGGTTCCCCGCCGAGCCCTCGAGCAAGCGGCCGTCATCAACGGCCCGACACCGCTCCACGGCGCCGATGTCGTCGTCCCCGACCTGCGCGGCGGCTACAGCTATGTGATCGCGGCGCTGGCCGCCGAGGGGGAGTCGGTCGTCCGCAACGTCGGGATCATCCGTCGCGGATACGAGAAGTTCTTCGCCAAGCTCGACCAGCTCGGCGCCGACTTCGACGTCATCGGATAA
- the leuD gene encoding 3-isopropylmalate dehydratase small subunit, whose product MEKFTTHTGIAAPLKRSAVDTDQIIPAVYLKRVTKTGFEDALFANWRQDPEFVLNQPAYAGASILVAGPDFGTGSSREHAVWALRDFGFKVVLSPRFADIFRGNAGKQGLVAGVISDADLKAAWAAIEADPGVSMTVDLEARTARIGALELAFEIDDYTRWRLLEGLDDIGLTLRDADKIAQFEARREAWRPRTLPVP is encoded by the coding sequence ATGGAGAAGTTCACGACGCACACCGGCATCGCCGCGCCGCTGAAGCGTTCGGCCGTCGATACCGATCAGATCATCCCGGCCGTCTACCTGAAGCGGGTCACCAAGACCGGCTTCGAGGACGCCCTGTTCGCCAACTGGCGGCAGGACCCCGAGTTCGTGCTCAACCAGCCGGCGTACGCGGGTGCCAGCATCCTCGTCGCGGGCCCCGACTTCGGCACCGGGTCCAGCCGTGAGCACGCGGTGTGGGCGCTGCGCGACTTCGGCTTCAAAGTCGTGCTGAGCCCGCGTTTCGCCGACATCTTCCGCGGCAATGCGGGAAAGCAGGGACTCGTCGCCGGTGTGATCTCGGATGCGGATCTCAAGGCCGCGTGGGCCGCGATCGAGGCCGATCCGGGCGTGTCGATGACGGTCGACCTCGAGGCTCGCACGGCGCGCATCGGCGCGCTGGAGCTTGCTTTCGAGATCGATGATTACACTAGGTGGCGGCTTCTCGAAGGGCTCGACGACATCGGGCTCACGCTGCGCGACGCAGACAAGATCGCGCAGTTCGAGGCTCGCCGAGAGGCGTGGCGGCCGCGGACACTTCCCGTTCCGTAA
- the leuC gene encoding 3-isopropylmalate dehydratase large subunit → MSMTDASGIPDRPRTLAEKVWDDHVVVRGEDGQPDLIYIDLHLVHEVTSPQAFDGLRAEGRPVRRLDLTIATEDHNTPTLDIDKPIADLTSRTQIETLRRNAAEFGVRLHSLGDKEQGIVHVVGPQLGLTMPGITVVCGDSHTSTHGAFGAMAFGIGTSEIEHVLATQTLPLKPFKTMAITVEGELRPGVTAKDIILAVIAKIGANGGQGYVLEYRGSAIRSLSMEGRMTMSNMSIEAGARAGMVAPDETTFAYVKGRAHAPTGQDWEDAVAYWRTLPSDEGAVYDAEVFLDAAELEPFVTWGTNPGQGVSLSASVPSPDDFADPNERAAAERALEYMDLVPGTPLKAVPVDAVFMGSCTNSRIEDLRAFASVIEGRKKADGVRVMVVPGSARVRLEAEAEGLDKVFEEFGAEWRFAGCSMCLGMNPDQLAPGERCASTSNRNFEGRQGKGGRTHLVSPLVAAATAVMGRLASPGDLSAPVAAAAEGTEV, encoded by the coding sequence ATGAGCATGACCGATGCATCCGGCATTCCCGATCGTCCCCGTACTCTGGCTGAGAAGGTGTGGGATGACCATGTGGTCGTCCGAGGCGAGGACGGTCAGCCGGACCTGATCTACATCGACTTGCACTTGGTGCACGAGGTCACGAGCCCTCAGGCCTTCGACGGCCTGAGGGCGGAGGGGCGCCCGGTGCGGCGCCTGGATCTGACGATCGCGACAGAGGACCACAACACCCCGACGCTCGACATCGACAAGCCGATCGCGGACCTCACCAGCCGTACGCAGATCGAGACGTTGCGCCGCAACGCCGCCGAGTTCGGTGTGCGCCTGCATTCGCTGGGCGATAAGGAGCAAGGCATCGTCCACGTCGTCGGGCCGCAGCTGGGCCTGACCATGCCGGGCATCACGGTGGTGTGCGGTGACTCGCACACCTCGACGCATGGCGCGTTCGGTGCGATGGCGTTCGGCATCGGCACCAGCGAGATCGAGCACGTGCTGGCCACGCAGACGCTGCCGCTGAAGCCCTTCAAGACGATGGCGATCACGGTCGAGGGCGAGCTGCGGCCCGGTGTCACCGCCAAGGACATCATCCTCGCTGTCATCGCCAAGATCGGGGCGAACGGCGGGCAGGGTTACGTGCTCGAGTACCGCGGCAGCGCCATCCGGTCGCTGTCGATGGAGGGCCGCATGACGATGAGCAACATGTCGATCGAGGCGGGCGCCCGGGCCGGGATGGTCGCGCCGGACGAGACCACGTTCGCGTACGTCAAGGGCCGTGCGCACGCGCCGACCGGTCAGGATTGGGAGGACGCGGTCGCGTACTGGCGGACGCTGCCCAGCGACGAGGGCGCCGTCTACGACGCGGAGGTGTTCCTCGACGCCGCCGAGCTCGAGCCGTTCGTGACGTGGGGCACCAACCCGGGTCAGGGTGTCTCGCTGAGCGCGTCCGTGCCGTCGCCGGACGACTTCGCCGACCCGAATGAGCGTGCGGCAGCCGAGCGGGCGCTCGAATACATGGACCTGGTGCCGGGGACCCCGCTCAAGGCGGTGCCGGTCGACGCGGTGTTCATGGGCTCGTGCACGAACAGCCGCATCGAGGACCTCCGGGCGTTCGCCTCGGTCATCGAAGGCCGTAAGAAGGCGGACGGCGTGCGTGTCATGGTGGTGCCGGGGTCGGCTCGGGTGCGTCTGGAGGCCGAGGCTGAGGGCCTGGACAAGGTCTTCGAGGAGTTCGGCGCCGAGTGGCGCTTCGCGGGGTGCTCGATGTGCCTGGGTATGAACCCCGACCAGCTCGCGCCGGGGGAGCGGTGCGCCTCCACGAGCAACCGCAACTTCGAGGGCCGTCAGGGCAAGGGCGGCCGTACGCACCTCGTCTCGCCGCTGGTCGCGGCGGCGACCGCCGTCATGGGCCGCCTGGCGAGCCCGGGCGATCTCTCCGCGCCCGTCGCGGCCGCAGCCGAGGGCACGGAGGTCTGA
- a CDS encoding TerC family protein, producing the protein MDLELPLWFEIGSLVILTLILVADLLLILKRPHIPSTRESTLWVVFYVTLALIFAGIMWIVAGPEYAGQFVAGWLTEYSLSIDNLFVFVLIMAQFAVPRRYQQEVLMVGIIIALVLRGIFILVGAAVIEQFSWVFYIFGAFLVWTAWRQAFPGGDHDSDVKQENFVVRMLRRTIDISDHYDGAKIRTVVDGKKMWTPMIIVFAAIGVTDLLFAIDSIPAIFGITQSAFIVFTANIFALMGLRQLYFLLGDLLDRLRYLHYGIAFILAFIGLKLVFHAMHVNELPFINNGEPIEWAPEISTWMSLGVIVVSMLVATVASLVASAREKRAQSADAAAAVVADEKGTPPTVDNPHSDGGR; encoded by the coding sequence ATGGACCTCGAACTCCCGCTCTGGTTCGAAATCGGATCCCTCGTGATCCTCACCCTGATCCTTGTCGCAGATCTGCTTCTCATCCTGAAGCGGCCCCACATCCCCTCGACGCGTGAGTCGACGCTGTGGGTGGTCTTCTATGTGACTCTCGCGCTCATCTTCGCCGGCATCATGTGGATCGTCGCGGGGCCGGAGTATGCCGGCCAGTTCGTGGCCGGCTGGCTCACCGAGTACAGCCTGTCGATCGACAATCTCTTCGTCTTCGTGCTGATCATGGCTCAGTTCGCGGTGCCGCGGCGTTATCAGCAGGAGGTGCTGATGGTGGGCATCATCATCGCCCTCGTGCTGCGCGGAATCTTCATCCTGGTCGGCGCCGCGGTGATCGAGCAGTTCAGCTGGGTGTTCTACATCTTCGGCGCGTTCCTCGTCTGGACCGCGTGGCGCCAAGCCTTCCCCGGCGGCGACCACGACTCCGACGTGAAGCAGGAGAACTTCGTCGTGCGCATGCTGCGCCGCACGATCGACATCAGCGATCACTACGACGGCGCGAAGATCCGCACCGTCGTCGACGGCAAGAAGATGTGGACGCCCATGATCATCGTCTTCGCGGCGATCGGCGTCACCGACCTGCTGTTCGCGATCGACTCGATCCCCGCGATCTTCGGCATCACGCAGAGCGCGTTCATCGTCTTCACGGCGAACATCTTCGCCCTCATGGGTCTGCGCCAGCTCTACTTCCTGCTGGGCGACCTCCTCGATCGCCTGCGCTACCTGCATTACGGCATCGCTTTCATCCTCGCGTTCATCGGTCTCAAGCTCGTCTTCCACGCCATGCACGTGAACGAGCTCCCGTTCATCAACAACGGCGAACCGATCGAGTGGGCTCCCGAGATTTCGACGTGGATGTCGCTCGGCGTCATCGTCGTCTCGATGCTCGTCGCGACTGTCGCGAGCCTCGTCGCCTCCGCGCGTGAGAAGAGGGCGCAGAGCGCGGATGCTGCGGCAGCTGTCGTCGCGGATGAGAAGGGCACGCCGCCCACGGTCGACAACCCGCACTCGGACGGCGGTCGCTGA
- a CDS encoding RNA polymerase sigma factor, translated as MADDDLPGDAELVARAAGGSEHAFRTLYRAYVRPVYWLAHGLVGNPADAEEVTQETFLVAWRKLPGLDLAGESLLPWLATICRFQSANRIRRQRRDREHTAAAADETLPSTVDVEQQVIDDRLAEAILNAVAGLGELDRAIFRLCATEGYAYQAAADELGVAHGVVRNRLSRIRTRLRTVVKEST; from the coding sequence ATGGCCGACGACGATCTGCCGGGCGACGCCGAGCTCGTGGCGCGGGCTGCGGGCGGGAGCGAGCACGCCTTCCGCACGCTGTACCGGGCGTACGTGCGCCCGGTTTACTGGCTGGCGCACGGCCTCGTCGGTAATCCGGCGGACGCAGAGGAAGTCACACAGGAGACGTTCCTCGTCGCCTGGCGCAAGCTCCCCGGCCTCGACCTCGCCGGCGAATCGCTGCTGCCCTGGCTCGCGACGATCTGCCGGTTCCAGTCCGCGAACCGCATCCGCCGGCAGCGCCGCGACCGCGAGCACACCGCCGCAGCCGCCGATGAGACGCTGCCGTCGACGGTCGACGTCGAACAGCAGGTGATCGACGACCGCCTGGCGGAGGCGATCCTGAACGCGGTCGCGGGCCTCGGTGAACTCGACCGCGCCATCTTCCGGCTGTGCGCGACGGAGGGGTACGCCTACCAGGCGGCCGCCGACGAGCTCGGCGTCGCCCACGGTGTCGTCCGCAATCGTCTCTCCCGTATCCGCACCCGTCTGCGGACCGTAGTGAAGGAGAGCACATGA
- a CDS encoding DUF4349 domain-containing protein codes for MSVQPPDSGIPAPLPELSSERIDEIEHALFADIARERTRQSARRARRGRLWIAGGAAAAVIIVAAVIAPSVGSIVGGVGGVSEESAVAPVAPADSGADSSTTDSSGAVTRESGPLTVAPGAEDDTAGAAGAADRDIITTASATVTADEVDAAARAIANSAVAHGGYVESMSVGSDGTVYPVTPTDGGVVYDTLPYPYPTDGAWITVRVPADQLQSVVDELDDVGEVTASTLSRQDVTEQTVDLEARIDAAQASVDRLTELMAQAQSVADLIAAEAALAERQATLESYQQQLEMLDDQVAMSTLSVTVVPDVEPVTADPAGFGDGLAAGWNGLVATLNGIVVALGFLLPWLAVAAVAALIVWGIVRLVRSRRRGRTDAATPAPPTVDADRSTDVSA; via the coding sequence ATGAGCGTCCAGCCCCCGGACTCCGGGATCCCCGCACCCCTCCCCGAGCTCAGCTCCGAGCGGATCGACGAGATCGAGCACGCGCTCTTCGCCGACATCGCGCGTGAGCGCACACGCCAGTCCGCCCGGCGTGCCCGTCGGGGCCGCCTGTGGATCGCCGGCGGCGCCGCAGCGGCGGTGATCATCGTCGCCGCCGTGATCGCACCCTCGGTCGGATCGATCGTCGGTGGTGTCGGCGGGGTGAGCGAGGAATCCGCCGTCGCGCCGGTCGCCCCCGCCGACTCCGGAGCCGACTCGTCCACCACGGACTCGTCGGGCGCCGTCACCCGCGAATCGGGGCCCCTCACGGTCGCGCCGGGAGCGGAAGACGACACGGCGGGGGCCGCCGGAGCCGCAGACCGCGACATCATCACCACGGCCTCGGCCACGGTCACCGCAGACGAGGTCGACGCGGCCGCGCGTGCCATCGCGAACTCCGCCGTCGCCCACGGCGGCTACGTCGAGTCGATGAGCGTCGGCAGCGACGGCACGGTGTACCCGGTCACCCCCACCGACGGGGGTGTCGTCTATGACACGCTGCCCTACCCGTATCCGACCGACGGCGCCTGGATCACCGTGCGCGTCCCCGCCGACCAGCTGCAGAGCGTCGTCGACGAACTCGACGATGTCGGCGAAGTGACGGCGAGCACCCTGTCGCGTCAGGACGTCACAGAGCAGACAGTGGACCTCGAGGCCCGCATCGACGCCGCGCAGGCGTCCGTGGACCGCCTCACCGAGCTCATGGCCCAGGCGCAGAGCGTCGCGGACCTCATCGCCGCTGAGGCGGCCCTGGCGGAGCGCCAGGCCACGCTGGAGTCCTACCAGCAGCAGCTGGAGATGCTCGATGACCAGGTCGCGATGTCGACGCTGTCCGTCACGGTCGTCCCCGATGTCGAGCCTGTGACCGCCGACCCTGCCGGGTTCGGCGACGGCCTCGCCGCGGGCTGGAATGGCCTCGTCGCCACCCTCAACGGCATCGTCGTCGCACTCGGCTTCCTCCTCCCATGGCTCGCCGTGGCCGCCGTCGCCGCCCTGATCGTCTGGGGCATCGTTCGGCTCGTCCGCAGTCGTCGGCGTGGCCGGACGGATGCTGCGACCCCGGCTCCTCCGACCGTCGACGCGGACCGCTCCACCGACGTGTCCGCCTGA
- a CDS encoding MBL fold metallo-hydrolase, translating into MRVTKFEHATLTLVDSGRTLVIDPGSFTAPLGELEGVVAIVITHEHPDHWTPDHLDRILGIFPGTPIFAPEGVSKAAAGYDITIVRPGDVVEVEPFRLEFFGGLHAVIHETIPVVDNVGVLVNDEFYYPGDSYAVPKGREVKLLASPVGAPWLKIGEAMDFVLAVAPRRVFGTHDMGLSVAGRDMGRMRLGWAAEQHGGELVELNPGDSTDI; encoded by the coding sequence ATGCGAGTCACGAAGTTCGAGCACGCCACCCTGACGCTGGTCGACTCCGGCCGCACGCTGGTCATCGATCCGGGGTCGTTCACTGCTCCGCTGGGAGAACTCGAGGGCGTCGTCGCGATCGTCATCACGCATGAGCACCCGGACCATTGGACGCCCGACCACCTGGACCGCATTCTCGGCATCTTTCCGGGGACACCGATCTTCGCTCCCGAAGGCGTGTCCAAGGCGGCCGCCGGCTACGACATCACGATCGTGCGCCCGGGCGACGTCGTCGAGGTCGAACCGTTCCGCCTGGAGTTCTTCGGTGGCCTCCACGCGGTGATCCACGAGACGATCCCGGTCGTCGACAACGTCGGAGTTCTCGTGAACGACGAGTTCTACTACCCCGGCGACTCGTACGCGGTGCCGAAGGGCCGCGAGGTGAAGCTGCTGGCGTCGCCGGTCGGCGCACCGTGGCTCAAGATCGGCGAGGCGATGGACTTCGTGCTCGCCGTCGCGCCGCGGCGCGTGTTCGGCACGCACGACATGGGGCTGTCGGTCGCCGGCCGCGATATGGGGCGGATGCGTCTCGGCTGGGCCGCCGAGCAGCACGGCGGCGAGCTCGTGGAGCTGAACCCCGGAGACAGCACCGACATCTGA